From a region of the Rhodococcus sp. 4CII genome:
- a CDS encoding helix-turn-helix domain-containing protein has protein sequence MPSQKKRPVTLSSADREFLERLTTTGVHPASMIRRARVLLALDTSIGVVDEKKVIAARLGVSGETVRLVAKRFAETGQDVEATIGRKQRDLPPVPSQITGEIEARLIALACTQPPEGHARWSLRLLEKHVALVDDIPDLDHSTIGRILKKRNFVLT, from the coding sequence ATGCCTTCGCAGAAGAAGCGTCCGGTGACGTTGAGCTCGGCTGATCGTGAGTTCTTGGAACGATTGACCACCACCGGGGTACATCCGGCCTCGATGATCCGACGGGCCCGGGTGTTGCTGGCGCTGGACACCTCGATCGGGGTGGTGGATGAGAAGAAGGTGATCGCAGCACGGTTGGGAGTCTCGGGTGAGACAGTGCGACTGGTCGCCAAGCGGTTCGCCGAAACCGGTCAGGACGTGGAAGCCACGATCGGACGCAAACAGCGTGACCTCCCACCGGTGCCGTCGCAGATCACCGGCGAGATCGAGGCCAGATTGATTGCGTTGGCGTGCACACAGCCCCCAGAAGGTCATGCCCGGTGGTCGCTGCGACTGCTGGAGAAGCACGTCGCCCTGGTCGACGACATCCCCGACCTGGACCACTCGACCATCGGCCGGATCTTAAAAAAACGAAACTTCGTCCTCACCTGA
- a CDS encoding IS630 family transposase codes for MVAATAGEARRPGRRHPRPGPLDHRPDLKKTKLRPHLKKCWTIPPKANAEFAARMEDVLSVYARPHDPAHPVVCMDEKPYQLLAHVRDPIPAGPGHDLKEDSEYVRHGTCSIFCWVEPLAGWRRVNAQPRRTKVDWARQVKKLLCVDYPDAETVVLVMDNLNTHGIGSLYEAFEPAEAFALAQRLEIHHTPKHGSWLNIAESSSRR; via the coding sequence GTGGTCGCTGCGACTGCTGGAGAAGCACGTCGCCCTGGTCGACGACATCCCCGACCTGGACCACTCGACCATCGGCCGGATCTTAAAAAAACGAAACTTCGTCCTCACCTGAAGAAGTGCTGGACCATCCCACCAAAAGCGAACGCGGAGTTCGCAGCCCGGATGGAAGATGTCCTGTCGGTCTACGCCCGCCCCCACGACCCCGCTCACCCGGTGGTGTGCATGGACGAAAAGCCCTACCAACTCCTCGCGCACGTGCGCGACCCGATCCCTGCAGGCCCGGGACACGATCTGAAGGAGGACTCCGAGTACGTGCGGCACGGAACCTGCTCGATCTTCTGCTGGGTCGAGCCCCTGGCCGGCTGGCGGCGTGTCAATGCCCAGCCCCGGCGCACCAAGGTCGACTGGGCCCGACAGGTCAAAAAGCTACTGTGCGTAGACTACCCGGACGCAGAGACGGTGGTGCTGGTGATGGACAATCTCAACACACACGGCATCGGATCGCTCTACGAGGCCTTCGAGCCGGCCGAGGCGTTCGCGCTCGCGCAGCGGCTCGAGATCCACCACACCCCCAAACACGGCTCGTGGCTCAACATCGCCGAGTCGAGCTCTCGGCGCTGA